One Nesterenkonia populi DNA window includes the following coding sequences:
- the nrdF gene encoding class 1b ribonucleoside-diphosphate reductase subunit beta — protein MTTSAEAQTVSGLLDHVDAINWNRLEDEKDGEVWNRLVNNFWLPEKVPVSNDVQSWATLTEEEKTLTMRVFTGLTLLDTIQGTVGAVALIPHSLTQHEEAVMTNIAFMESVHAKSYSQIFSTLCSTKEIDEAFRWSRENENLQRKAQIVMDYYHGTDGLKKRVASTILESFLFYSGFYLPMHWSSRAKLTNTADIIRLIIRDEAVHGYYIGYKYQRALEQETPERREELKAYTFDLLFELYENEVQYTADLYDGVGLTEDVKKFLHYNANKALMNLGYEAMFPSELTEVNPAILSALSPNADENHDFFSGSGSSYVIGKAVETEDEDWDF, from the coding sequence ATGACCACATCAGCAGAGGCTCAGACCGTATCTGGTCTTCTCGACCACGTCGACGCGATCAACTGGAACCGTCTTGAGGATGAGAAGGACGGCGAGGTCTGGAACCGTCTGGTCAACAACTTCTGGCTGCCGGAGAAGGTCCCGGTGTCCAATGACGTCCAGTCCTGGGCGACCCTCACGGAGGAGGAGAAGACCCTCACCATGCGGGTCTTCACCGGTCTGACCCTGCTGGACACTATCCAGGGGACCGTGGGCGCCGTCGCGCTGATCCCGCATTCGCTGACCCAGCACGAGGAAGCGGTGATGACCAACATCGCCTTCATGGAGTCGGTGCATGCGAAGTCCTACTCGCAGATCTTCTCCACCCTGTGCTCCACCAAGGAGATCGACGAGGCGTTCCGCTGGTCCCGTGAGAACGAGAACCTGCAGCGCAAGGCTCAGATCGTCATGGACTACTACCACGGCACTGACGGGCTGAAGAAGCGTGTGGCCTCCACGATCCTGGAGTCCTTCCTCTTCTACTCGGGGTTCTATCTGCCGATGCACTGGTCCTCTCGGGCCAAGCTGACCAACACGGCGGACATCATCCGCCTGATCATCCGTGATGAGGCGGTCCACGGCTACTACATCGGCTACAAGTACCAGCGCGCCCTGGAGCAGGAGACCCCGGAGCGTCGCGAGGAGCTGAAGGCCTACACCTTCGACCTGCTCTTCGAGCTGTATGAGAACGAGGTCCAGTACACCGCTGACCTCTACGACGGCGTCGGCCTGACGGAGGACGTGAAGAAGTTCCTTCACTACAACGCCAACAAGGCCCTGATGAACCTGGGCTATGAGGCAATGTTCCCCTCAGAGCTGACGGAGGTGAACCCGGCGATCCTCTCGGCGCTGAGCCCCAACGCGGATGAGAACCACGACTTCTTCTCCGGCTCCGGCTCCAGCTACGTCATCGGCAAGGCCGTGGAGACCGAGGACGAAGACTGGGACTTCTGA
- the nrdE gene encoding class 1b ribonucleoside-diphosphate reductase subunit alpha encodes MAKEVPPQWEGLSYHELNAMLNLYGPDGQIQFEADQLAARKYFLNNVNTNTVFFHDLDEKLNYLVENDYYEPETIDQYSREFVRRLWDEAYAYKFRFPTFLGAFKFYTSYALKTFDGNRYLERFEDRVCMVALHLGRGSEDLATRIMQEIVSGRFQPATPTFLNSGKKQRGELVSCFLLRIEDNMESIARGINSALQLSKRGGGVALSLTNVRENGAPIKQIQNQSSGVIPVMKLLEDSFSYANQLGARQGAGAVYLNAHHPDIHRFLDTKRENADEKIRIKTLSLGVVVPDITFELAKKNEDMYLFSPYDVERVYGKPFSEISVTEKYYEMVDDGRIRKTKINAREFFQTLAEIQFESGYPYIMFEDTVNRANPIEGRITMSNLCSEILQVSEPSEYEADLGYAQVGKDISCNLGSLNIAKTMDSVDFGQTIETAIRSLTAVSDMSYIESVPSIAEGNKRSHAIGLGQMNLHGYLARERVHYGSEEGLDFTNIYFYTVLFHCLRASNMIAKETGQVFDGFERSQYATGEFFDKYTEQAWAPKTEKVRQLFGHVHIPTQADWRELQAEVQKHGIYNQNLQAVPPTGSISYINNSTSSIHPVASPIEIRKEGKLGRVYYPAPYLTNENLEYYQDAYEIGYEKIIDTYAAATQHVDQGLSLTLFFKDTASTRDINKAQIYAWKKGIKTLYYIRLRQLALEGTEVEGCVSCML; translated from the coding sequence CTGGCCAAGGAGGTTCCCCCGCAGTGGGAGGGCCTGAGCTACCACGAGCTCAACGCCATGCTGAACCTCTACGGCCCTGACGGCCAGATCCAGTTCGAGGCTGACCAGCTGGCTGCCCGGAAGTACTTCCTCAACAACGTGAACACCAACACGGTGTTCTTCCATGACCTCGATGAGAAGCTCAACTACCTCGTGGAGAACGACTACTACGAGCCTGAGACCATCGACCAGTACTCCCGCGAGTTCGTCCGCCGCCTGTGGGACGAGGCCTACGCCTATAAGTTCCGGTTCCCCACCTTTCTCGGCGCCTTCAAGTTCTACACCTCGTATGCGCTGAAGACCTTCGACGGCAATCGCTACCTGGAGCGGTTCGAGGACCGCGTCTGCATGGTGGCCCTGCACCTGGGCCGCGGCAGCGAGGATCTGGCCACCCGCATCATGCAGGAGATCGTCTCCGGACGGTTCCAGCCGGCCACCCCCACCTTCCTCAACTCCGGGAAGAAGCAGCGCGGCGAGCTGGTCTCCTGCTTCCTGCTGCGGATCGAGGACAACATGGAGTCCATCGCCCGCGGCATCAACTCCGCCCTGCAGCTCTCCAAGCGCGGCGGCGGCGTGGCGCTCTCGCTGACCAACGTCCGTGAGAACGGCGCCCCCATCAAGCAGATCCAGAACCAGTCCTCGGGCGTCATCCCGGTGATGAAGCTGCTGGAGGACTCCTTTTCCTACGCGAACCAGCTGGGCGCCCGGCAGGGTGCCGGTGCGGTGTACCTCAACGCCCACCACCCGGACATCCACCGGTTCCTGGACACCAAGCGGGAGAACGCGGACGAGAAGATCCGCATCAAGACCCTCAGCCTCGGCGTCGTCGTCCCAGACATCACCTTTGAGCTGGCCAAGAAGAACGAGGACATGTACCTCTTCAGCCCGTACGACGTCGAGCGCGTCTACGGGAAGCCGTTCAGCGAGATCTCGGTGACCGAGAAGTACTACGAGATGGTCGACGACGGCCGGATCCGCAAGACCAAGATCAACGCCCGCGAGTTCTTCCAGACCCTGGCGGAGATCCAGTTCGAGTCCGGCTACCCGTACATCATGTTCGAGGACACCGTGAACCGGGCCAACCCCATCGAGGGCCGGATCACCATGTCCAACCTGTGCTCCGAGATCCTGCAGGTCTCCGAGCCCTCCGAGTACGAGGCGGACCTGGGCTACGCGCAGGTCGGCAAGGACATCTCCTGCAACCTGGGCTCGCTGAACATCGCCAAGACGATGGACTCGGTGGACTTCGGCCAGACCATCGAGACCGCCATCCGGTCCCTGACCGCGGTCTCCGACATGTCCTACATCGAGTCTGTGCCCTCCATCGCTGAAGGAAACAAGCGCAGCCACGCCATCGGCCTGGGCCAGATGAACCTCCACGGCTACCTGGCCCGCGAGCGGGTCCACTACGGCTCCGAGGAGGGCCTGGACTTCACCAACATCTACTTCTACACGGTGCTGTTCCACTGCCTGCGCGCATCGAACATGATCGCGAAGGAGACCGGCCAGGTCTTCGACGGCTTCGAGCGCTCCCAGTACGCCACCGGCGAGTTCTTCGACAAGTACACCGAGCAGGCCTGGGCGCCCAAGACGGAGAAGGTCCGGCAGCTGTTCGGCCACGTGCACATCCCCACCCAGGCGGACTGGCGTGAGCTGCAGGCTGAGGTCCAGAAGCACGGGATCTACAACCAGAACCTGCAGGCTGTGCCGCCGACGGGCTCCATCAGCTACATCAACAACTCCACCTCCTCGATCCACCCGGTGGCCTCGCCCATCGAGATCCGCAAGGAGGGCAAGCTCGGCCGCGTCTACTACCCGGCGCCGTATCTCACCAACGAGAACCTGGAGTACTACCAGGACGCGTACGAGATCGGCTATGAGAAGATCATCGACACCTACGCCGCGGCCACCCAGCACGTGGATCAGGGGCTGAGCCTGACGCTGTTCTTCAAGGACACTGCCAGCACACGTGACATCAACAAGGCGCAGATCTACGCGTGGAAGAAGGGGATCAAGACCCTCTACTACATCCGCCTGCGGCAGCTGGCCCTTGAGGGCACAGAGGTCGAGGGCTGCGTCTCCTGCATGCTGTAG
- a CDS encoding GntP family permease, with protein MDDWTQTLGTGPLLAIAVGAIALILLLIIKFKVHAFLTLIIVSALTAVVAGVPMGSVYDVMTDGFGSTLAGVALLVALGAMLGRLIEHSGGAKALADKMISTFGEKRAPMALGIASLLLGFPMFFDAGLVMMLPIVFAVARRISDKSVLTFGIPTAAAFSVMHVFLPPHPGPVTAASPDFYDANIGLVLLIGLIIAYPLWHIAGYMWGRYVGDRIFVPTPTIFGERDDDQPSNPPHVGTIIGLLLTPMTLILFNTGLDTLATAGVVNEDELWVETLSFLGNSAIALLITVLIASFLLGYRRGENGTALEKLLDSSLGPICSVILITGAGGMFGGVLQASGIGEAIAEALSGTGMPVILAAYLIAAAIRLAQGSATVALVTAAGLAAPAVVAGDFSELQVACIVLATAAGSVFAGHVNDSGFWLVGRLMGMDVKTTLKVWTVQQGLQSLIGFGLVSVVYAGVSLL; from the coding sequence ATGGACGACTGGACCCAGACACTGGGCACCGGGCCGCTTCTGGCCATCGCAGTGGGCGCCATCGCGCTCATCCTTCTTCTCATCATCAAGTTCAAGGTTCATGCCTTCCTCACCCTGATCATCGTCTCCGCGCTGACCGCTGTGGTCGCCGGGGTCCCCATGGGCAGCGTGTACGACGTCATGACCGACGGATTCGGCTCCACCCTTGCCGGGGTCGCCCTGCTGGTCGCGCTGGGCGCGATGCTGGGCCGCCTGATCGAGCACTCCGGCGGCGCCAAAGCACTGGCGGACAAGATGATCTCAACCTTCGGCGAGAAGAGGGCGCCGATGGCCCTCGGCATCGCCTCGCTGCTGCTGGGCTTCCCGATGTTCTTCGACGCGGGCCTGGTCATGATGCTGCCCATCGTGTTCGCCGTCGCCCGCCGCATCTCGGACAAGTCCGTGCTGACCTTCGGCATCCCCACCGCGGCCGCCTTCTCCGTGATGCACGTGTTCCTGCCGCCCCACCCGGGCCCGGTGACCGCTGCCAGCCCGGACTTCTACGACGCCAACATCGGCCTGGTGCTCCTCATCGGCCTGATCATCGCCTACCCGCTGTGGCACATCGCCGGCTACATGTGGGGCCGCTACGTGGGTGATCGAATCTTCGTGCCCACGCCCACCATCTTCGGTGAGCGTGATGACGATCAGCCCTCCAACCCGCCGCACGTGGGCACCATCATCGGTCTGCTGCTGACCCCCATGACGCTGATCCTGTTCAACACCGGGCTGGACACCCTGGCCACCGCTGGGGTGGTCAACGAGGACGAGCTGTGGGTGGAGACCCTGAGCTTCCTCGGAAACTCCGCGATCGCCCTGCTGATCACGGTGCTGATCGCAAGCTTCCTGCTGGGATACCGCCGAGGCGAGAACGGCACCGCCCTCGAGAAGCTGCTCGACTCGTCTCTGGGCCCCATCTGCTCGGTCATCCTGATCACCGGCGCCGGCGGCATGTTCGGCGGGGTGCTCCAGGCATCCGGCATCGGCGAGGCGATCGCCGAGGCCCTCTCCGGCACCGGCATGCCCGTGATCCTGGCCGCATACCTCATTGCCGCAGCCATCCGGCTGGCTCAGGGCTCAGCAACCGTGGCGCTGGTCACCGCGGCAGGCCTCGCTGCTCCCGCTGTGGTCGCAGGCGACTTCAGCGAGCTGCAGGTGGCCTGCATCGTGCTCGCCACCGCCGCGGGCTCGGTGTTCGCCGGACACGTCAACGACTCCGGCTTCTGGCTGGTGGGCCGGCTCATGGGCATGGACGTGAAGACCACCCTGAAGGTCTGGACCGTGCAGCAGGGCCTGCAGTCCCTGATCGGCTTCGGGCTGGTGTCCGTCGTCTACGCCGGAGTGTCTCTGCTGTGA
- a CDS encoding zinc-binding dehydrogenase, whose amino-acid sequence MRALYIESAEQAAVRIVEVPQPAAGQVLIDVEYVGICGSDLHYFYEGANGEFEVREPLIPGHELSGRVAEDPSGTFEAGQPVTVHPARFGRQQAEYPDDPHLWPGGSYLGSASTWPHTQGAAAQQLLVESGMVVPLPESLPVRRAALAEPLAVALHGASRAGDLTGRTVLVSGAGPIGLLALVAARAGGAAAVHVSDVLPGPLERALRMGADETINVAEQPVPVSSYDVVLECSGAAQAISAALTAARPAGTVVQVGMVPSQARPVSLAPYISKELTLLGTFRFKDEIHRAVEVLASDDSVEALLTHEFSIDESDAAFAAARDAQSSGKVLLRL is encoded by the coding sequence ATGCGCGCGCTTTATATCGAGTCGGCCGAGCAGGCCGCCGTCAGGATTGTTGAGGTGCCCCAGCCGGCTGCCGGCCAAGTGCTCATCGACGTGGAGTATGTGGGGATCTGCGGGTCAGACCTCCATTACTTCTATGAGGGTGCCAACGGCGAGTTTGAGGTCCGTGAGCCGCTGATTCCGGGCCATGAGCTCAGCGGTCGCGTGGCCGAGGACCCCTCGGGCACGTTCGAGGCGGGCCAGCCGGTCACGGTTCACCCCGCACGCTTCGGCCGGCAGCAGGCCGAGTACCCGGATGACCCTCACCTCTGGCCCGGGGGATCGTACTTGGGTAGCGCGTCGACGTGGCCCCACACCCAGGGGGCTGCGGCCCAGCAGCTGCTGGTCGAGTCCGGAATGGTGGTCCCGCTGCCGGAGTCGCTTCCTGTGCGCCGGGCAGCGCTGGCCGAGCCGCTGGCGGTTGCTCTGCACGGTGCATCCAGGGCAGGAGACCTCACGGGCAGGACGGTGCTCGTCTCCGGCGCCGGACCGATCGGTCTGCTGGCGCTGGTGGCAGCGCGCGCCGGAGGGGCTGCCGCGGTGCATGTCAGCGACGTCCTTCCGGGGCCGCTCGAGCGGGCACTGAGAATGGGCGCCGATGAGACCATCAACGTTGCCGAGCAGCCGGTGCCGGTGAGCTCATACGACGTGGTGCTGGAGTGCTCGGGGGCCGCGCAGGCCATATCGGCGGCTCTGACGGCCGCCAGGCCCGCGGGGACCGTGGTGCAGGTGGGGATGGTGCCCAGCCAGGCGCGTCCTGTGAGCCTTGCTCCTTACATCTCCAAGGAGCTCACGCTTCTGGGCACATTCCGCTTCAAGGATGAGATCCACCGAGCGGTGGAGGTTCTGGCCTCGGATGATTCCGTCGAGGCCCTGCTGACGCACGAGTTCAGCATCGATGAGTCCGACGCCGCATTTGCGGCGGCGCGGGACGCTCAGAGCAGCGGCAAGGTGCTTCTGCGCCTGTAG
- a CDS encoding FadR/GntR family transcriptional regulator, whose product MPALLRGPDQKKAGLVQPSHNSVLDDLGRRIAGGEIPSGTVLTLAGLEADYQVSRTVIREAVRVLESKHMVESKRRVGVTVTPMSRWSALDSALICWRLDSPARPQQLVALTELRVAVEPAAARLTALRASEEDRTEMGRLAHVLQTLGDAGKGDTEEYLAADIAFHNLLLDTCGNLMLAALKEPVAEMISGRHNAGLTPGDPVEESLHNHVEAATAIVRGDADAAEKYVRAYCDSILNEVRTLG is encoded by the coding sequence GTGCCCGCACTTCTCCGCGGCCCCGACCAGAAGAAAGCAGGTCTTGTGCAGCCCTCACACAACTCTGTGCTCGATGACCTCGGCAGACGCATCGCCGGCGGGGAGATCCCCTCCGGCACGGTGCTCACCCTAGCCGGGCTCGAGGCCGACTACCAGGTGTCCCGCACTGTCATCCGTGAGGCCGTCCGCGTCCTGGAGTCCAAGCACATGGTGGAGTCCAAGCGGCGGGTGGGCGTCACCGTGACCCCCATGTCCCGGTGGAGCGCATTGGACTCCGCGCTGATCTGCTGGCGGCTGGACTCCCCCGCCCGCCCCCAGCAGCTTGTTGCGCTGACCGAGCTGCGCGTGGCCGTTGAGCCTGCCGCCGCACGGCTGACCGCCCTGCGCGCCTCCGAGGAGGACCGCACTGAGATGGGCCGGCTCGCGCACGTGCTGCAGACCCTCGGCGACGCCGGCAAAGGCGACACCGAGGAGTACCTCGCCGCGGACATCGCCTTCCACAACCTGCTGCTCGACACCTGCGGCAACCTGATGCTCGCCGCGCTCAAAGAGCCGGTGGCAGAGATGATCAGCGGCCGGCACAACGCTGGCCTCACCCCCGGCGACCCGGTGGAGGAATCCCTGCACAACCACGTCGAGGCCGCCACCGCGATCGTCCGCGGCGACGCCGACGCCGCCGAGAAGTATGTGCGGGCCTACTGCGACTCCATCCTCAACGAGGTCCGCACGCTGGGCTGA
- a CDS encoding glucose 1-dehydrogenase, with amino-acid sequence MTASRATQLFDITGRLALVTGSSRGLGRALALALAEAGARVILHGRSAEALAETSELIEQRGQQPAGSVRFDVTDKDAVEQGLEALLKEHGTPDIVVNNAGLQRRAPIHEFDPDDWDAVLASNLSSAFYVSRFVTPSMVERGSGKIINIASVQSQLARQTIAPYSASKGGVAQLTKGMAADLARHNIQVNALSPGYFATEMNRELVEDEAFDSWLRARTPAGRWGSFDELAGALLFLSSEASSFVSGQNIFVDGGMTAVV; translated from the coding sequence GTGACGGCTTCGCGAGCGACCCAGCTGTTCGACATCACCGGCAGGCTCGCGCTGGTCACCGGCTCCTCCCGCGGACTGGGCCGAGCGCTCGCCCTGGCCCTCGCCGAGGCGGGAGCACGAGTCATCCTGCACGGACGAAGCGCCGAAGCGCTGGCTGAGACGTCTGAGCTCATCGAGCAGCGCGGGCAGCAGCCTGCGGGCTCGGTCCGCTTCGACGTCACGGACAAGGACGCCGTCGAGCAGGGCCTCGAAGCTCTGCTCAAGGAGCACGGCACTCCCGACATCGTGGTCAACAACGCGGGACTGCAGCGTCGGGCGCCCATCCACGAGTTCGACCCGGACGACTGGGACGCGGTGCTGGCCTCCAACCTCTCCAGCGCCTTCTACGTCTCTCGGTTCGTCACACCCTCGATGGTGGAGCGCGGATCCGGGAAGATCATCAACATCGCTTCGGTGCAGTCCCAGCTGGCTCGCCAGACCATTGCCCCCTACTCGGCGAGCAAGGGCGGGGTAGCGCAGCTGACCAAGGGCATGGCCGCCGACCTGGCTCGGCACAACATTCAGGTCAACGCCCTCTCGCCCGGATACTTCGCCACGGAGATGAACCGCGAGCTCGTGGAGGACGAGGCCTTCGACTCCTGGCTGCGCGCCCGCACCCCGGCGGGGCGGTGGGGCAGCTTCGACGAACTGGCAGGGGCCCTGCTGTTCCTCTCATCCGAGGCATCCAGCTTTGTCTCCGGGCAGAACATCTTTGTCGACGGCGGCATGACGGCCGTGGTCTGA
- the nrdI gene encoding class Ib ribonucleoside-diphosphate reductase assembly flavoprotein NrdI, whose protein sequence is MLTSATLIYFSSVSNNTHRFVEKLSLPEDETARLPLRTSEDTLQATEPFVLVAPSYGADGGEGSVPKQVIKFLNVESNRRLLRGVIGSGNTNFQESYCIAGDIIAAKCGVPHLYRFELMGTEKDVSTVLKGLEEFWKQQSSLSAA, encoded by the coding sequence GTGCTCACCTCAGCCACGCTGATCTACTTCTCCTCGGTGTCGAACAACACGCACCGGTTCGTGGAGAAGCTGAGCCTGCCTGAGGACGAAACCGCGCGGCTGCCGCTGCGCACCAGTGAGGACACCCTGCAGGCCACGGAGCCCTTCGTGCTCGTCGCCCCCAGCTATGGGGCTGACGGCGGCGAGGGCTCGGTGCCCAAGCAGGTCATCAAGTTCCTCAACGTAGAGTCCAACCGGCGGCTGCTGCGCGGCGTCATCGGCTCGGGCAACACGAACTTTCAGGAGAGCTACTGCATCGCCGGCGACATCATCGCCGCCAAATGCGGGGTTCCTCACCTGTACCGATTTGAACTCATGGGCACTGAGAAGGACGTCTCCACAGTGCTGAAGGGATTGGAAGAATTTTGGAAACAGCAGTCAAGCCTCTCAGCCGCGTAG
- the nrdH gene encoding glutaredoxin-like protein NrdH has product MSVTVYTKPACVQCNATYRALDKNGVVYQTVDISQDAEALERVRALGYMQAPVVITDADHWSGFRPDKISELAVQAQAAAA; this is encoded by the coding sequence ATGAGCGTCACCGTCTACACCAAGCCGGCATGCGTCCAGTGCAACGCCACCTACCGTGCCCTCGACAAGAACGGCGTGGTCTACCAGACCGTCGACATCTCACAGGATGCTGAGGCGCTCGAGCGGGTCCGCGCACTCGGCTACATGCAGGCTCCCGTGGTGATCACCGATGCTGACCACTGGTCAGGCTTCCGTCCGGACAAGATCAGCGAGCTGGCCGTCCAGGCCCAGGCCGCCGCAGCCTGA